In Gloeocapsa sp. DLM2.Bin57, the genomic window AAAACGCGATCGCTTCGTATTTATCGGTTGGTCGGGAATATTACTCTTCCCCTGTGCTTATATGGCTCTAGGTGGTTGGTTAACCGGAACAACATTTGTGACATCATGGTACACCCACGGTTTAGCAAGCTCCTACCTCGAAGGTTGTAACTTCTTAACCGTAGCGGTATCGACTCCCGCAGACAGCATGGGACATTCTTTATTGTTCCTTTGGGGACCTGAAGCTAACTGGAACTTCACCCGTTGGTGTCAATTAGGAGGATTATGGCCCTTTGTCGCCCTTCACGGCGCATTTGGACTAATCGGCTTCATGTTACGTCAGTTTGAAATCGCTCGTCTAGTAGGTATTCGTCCCTACAACGCGATCGCCTTCAGCGGACCTATCGCCGTATTCGTCAGCGTCTTCTTAATGTACCCTCTAGGACAATCTAGCTGGTTTTTTGCGCCTAGCTTCGGAGTAGCAGGAATCTTCCGCTTTATCCTCTTCTTCCAAGGTTTCCACAACTGGACCTTAAATCCCTTCCACATGATGGGAGTAGCAGGTATCCTCGGTGGAGCATTACTCTGCGCCATTCATGGAGCAACAGTAGAAAACACCTTGTTTGAAGATAGCGATCAAGCTGATACCTTCCGCGCTTTCAGCCCTACTCAAGCAGAAGAAACCTACTCCATGGTAACTGCGAACCGCTTCTGGTCTCAAATCTTTGGTATCGCTTTCTCTAACAAACGCTGGTTACACTTCTTCATGTTGTTTGTCCCAGTAACTGGATTATGGATGAGTGCGGTAGGAGTAGTAGGATTAGGATTAAACCTAAGAGCCTATGACTTCGTATCCCAAGAAATCAGAGCAGCAGAAGATCCCGAGTTTGAAACCTTTTATACCAAAAACATCTTACTAAACGAAGGTCTAAGAGCTTGGATGGCTCCATTTGACCAACCCCACGAACAATTTGTCTTCCCTGAAGAAGTTCTACCTCGTGGTAACGCTCTGTAAAAACACTTTAAATAGTTAAATTAATAGCCCCTAAGTTAGGGGTTATTTTTTTAAGGCTGGTTTGTGAGAAGATTAGATGTGAAGGTTCTCGATTAGCAAATGAATTTAATCAAGTTTTTAATTGTCATCCTCTGTTGTTTTTGTTTGATACAATCACCTGTATCTGCAGGTATCAATGATGATAACTATGATGGGAATATCTATATTCTCTACGCGGGTAATGGTTCTTTAGTACCTCCTCGCTTGACTTTAGCTCAAACTCTAGAAAGGGAAATGCCCGCAGTGCTAGTATTCTACGTAGATGATAGTAGCGATTGCAAACAATATTCTATAGTAGTCTCAAGAATACAAGAATTTTATGGTAGAGCAGCTAGCATCATTCCTGTAACCGTAGATGCCCTACCCCTAAAAGCTAACTATAGTCCCTCTGAACCAGGCTATTATTATCAAGGAGGAGTCCCTCAAACAGTAATACTTGATCAACAAGGTAAAGTAGTCTTCAACGCCCAAGGACAAATACCCTATGAAGAGGTAGATGATGTGCTTAGGAAAGTATTTGATTTACTACCTCGCTCCGAATCGGTACAATTAAAGCGTCGCTCATTTAATGAGTTTAATACCGAATTGACTAATTAATATGTTAATACTTGCTTTAGACTTTGATGGAGTCCTCTGTGATGGGATAGCTGAATATTTTTATAGTAGTAGGCTAGCCTATCAAAAGATTTGGGATAGTTTGGAAATTAACTCTCAACTTGAACCAGCTTTTAGGCGTTTACGCCCTGTTATTGAGACGGGCTGGGAAATGCCGCTGTTACTACGCGCTCTGACTTTGGGTATATCCGAAGCAAGTCTAGTAGAAAATTGGTCAGCAGTAAGTAAAGCAATAGTCACTCAAGAAAATCTAGATAAAGGGGCGATCGCCACGGCTTTAGATCAAGTACGCGATCGCCTAATTGCGTCAGATTTAGACAGTTGGTTAGCTTTACAGCGATTTTATCCTGGAGTAATCCATAAGGTCAAATCTCTACTCCAGGAAAGAGATATAGAGGTCTATATCGTTAGCACCAAAGAAGGACGCTTCATTAAAGCCTTACTAGAGCAAGTAGGAGTACAACTACCTCCTGAGTCAATTATTGGTAAAGAAA contains:
- the psbD gene encoding photosystem II D2 protein (photosystem q(a) protein); protein product: MTIAVGRVSQERGWFDSVDDWLKRDRFVFIGWSGILLFPCAYMALGGWLTGTTFVTSWYTHGLASSYLEGCNFLTVAVSTPADSMGHSLLFLWGPEANWNFTRWCQLGGLWPFVALHGAFGLIGFMLRQFEIARLVGIRPYNAIAFSGPIAVFVSVFLMYPLGQSSWFFAPSFGVAGIFRFILFFQGFHNWTLNPFHMMGVAGILGGALLCAIHGATVENTLFEDSDQADTFRAFSPTQAEETYSMVTANRFWSQIFGIAFSNKRWLHFFMLFVPVTGLWMSAVGVVGLGLNLRAYDFVSQEIRAAEDPEFETFYTKNILLNEGLRAWMAPFDQPHEQFVFPEEVLPRGNAL
- a CDS encoding thioredoxin family protein, which translates into the protein MNLIKFLIVILCCFCLIQSPVSAGINDDNYDGNIYILYAGNGSLVPPRLTLAQTLEREMPAVLVFYVDDSSDCKQYSIVVSRIQEFYGRAASIIPVTVDALPLKANYSPSEPGYYYQGGVPQTVILDQQGKVVFNAQGQIPYEEVDDVLRKVFDLLPRSESVQLKRRSFNEFNTELTN
- a CDS encoding HAD family hydrolase: MLILALDFDGVLCDGIAEYFYSSRLAYQKIWDSLEINSQLEPAFRRLRPVIETGWEMPLLLRALTLGISEASLVENWSAVSKAIVTQENLDKGAIATALDQVRDRLIASDLDSWLALQRFYPGVIHKVKSLLQERDIEVYIVSTKEGRFIKALLEQVGVQLPPESIIGKEIKQPKYQTLTQLLAKHNCQPSQLWFVEDRLKALELVEQQPNLEGVGLFLATWGYNTPAMRSSIANHPRIKLLSLEEFQNLTTTNPIN